Proteins from one Chryseobacterium arthrosphaerae genomic window:
- a CDS encoding Lrp/AsnC family transcriptional regulator: MNYQLDEIDKKILDFLVENTRMPFTEIAKQMDVSAGTIHVRVKKMEDAGIILGSSLNIDYGKLDYHFTAFIGILLTKSNRTQEVLKELSTIPNVIEASVISGKYNIFCKVRAKNTDDAKRIIYQIDDIQDVMRTESMISMEEFLSDKNRLINAISI, from the coding sequence ATGAACTATCAACTGGACGAAATAGACAAGAAGATTCTTGATTTCTTAGTAGAAAACACAAGAATGCCTTTTACTGAAATTGCAAAGCAGATGGATGTTTCTGCTGGAACAATTCACGTAAGAGTGAAAAAGATGGAAGATGCAGGTATTATTTTGGGATCATCTCTTAACATCGATTATGGCAAGCTGGATTACCACTTTACAGCTTTCATAGGAATCCTTTTGACAAAATCAAACCGTACTCAGGAAGTACTGAAAGAATTGTCAACTATTCCTAACGTAATTGAAGCTAGCGTTATTTCCGGAAAATATAATATTTTCTGTAAAGTAAGAGCGAAGAATACAGATGATGCTAAAAGAATCATTTATCAGATCGACGACATTCAGGATGTTATGAGAACTGAGAGTATGATTTCTATGGAAGAATTCCTGAGTGATAAAAATAGACTGATCAACGCGATCTCTATTTAA
- the gwsS gene encoding grasp-with-spasm system SPASM domain peptide maturase, translated as MNYFNLFSNILITKGAGRILISDLQRNTSELYPLELYQIIQEMKDHSVEDVLKDYDRTSRPVVHEYINLLLEKEYGFITENDWDRNFPPFYYDYHEPVAITNLFIEMEDMEVIKKIKSSAENLEIRHLVIYSSKALPLKDFIEIDSAFTNSVLSGIEIFSPFHQEIDRSFIQVLQQETERIYSMVFYNCTQPPFKAKDEYRFTVQFVEEELKISACGKVDMKYFNTNIPKVLEAINHNSCLYKKMGIDKNGNIKNCPLMTESFGNIQNDSLELVLNHDSFKKYWNLTKDQIEGCKDCEFRYICTDCRAYTEKNSFNKAGLDTSKPLKCGYNPYTCEWQNWAENPLKQKTIHFYHLQELKRTGVG; from the coding sequence ATGAACTATTTCAATCTATTCAGCAATATTCTCATCACAAAAGGAGCCGGCAGAATCCTCATTTCAGACCTGCAGAGAAATACCTCCGAACTATATCCTCTGGAATTGTATCAGATCATACAGGAGATGAAGGATCATTCCGTTGAAGACGTCCTTAAAGATTATGATAGAACATCCAGACCGGTTGTTCATGAATACATTAATCTTCTGCTGGAAAAAGAGTATGGATTTATCACAGAGAATGATTGGGACAGGAACTTCCCTCCTTTTTACTATGATTACCATGAACCTGTTGCCATAACGAATCTATTTATAGAAATGGAAGATATGGAGGTCATTAAAAAAATAAAATCATCAGCAGAAAACCTGGAAATCAGGCATCTTGTTATCTACAGTTCGAAGGCCTTACCATTAAAGGATTTTATAGAAATTGACAGCGCTTTTACCAACTCAGTATTATCCGGGATAGAAATCTTTTCTCCGTTTCATCAGGAGATTGACCGGTCTTTTATACAGGTTCTCCAGCAGGAGACAGAACGAATTTACAGCATGGTCTTCTACAATTGTACGCAGCCTCCTTTCAAAGCTAAAGATGAATACAGATTTACAGTACAGTTTGTGGAAGAAGAGCTCAAAATATCTGCCTGTGGAAAAGTGGACATGAAATATTTCAATACTAATATTCCCAAAGTATTGGAAGCCATCAATCACAATTCCTGCCTGTATAAAAAGATGGGTATTGATAAGAACGGTAATATTAAAAACTGTCCTCTGATGACCGAAAGCTTTGGAAATATCCAAAATGACAGTCTTGAGCTGGTCTTAAACCATGATAGTTTCAAAAAATACTGGAACCTTACCAAAGACCAGATTGAGGGATGCAAAGACTGTGAATTCCGGTATATCTGTACCGACTGCAGGGCTTATACGGAAAAGAACAGCTTCAATAAAGCAGGACTTGATACTTCAAAACCTTTAAAATGCGGCTACAATCCTTATACCTGCGAATGGCAGAACTGGGCTGAAAATCCTTTAAAACAGAAAACAATCCATTTTTATCATCTGCAGGAGCTCAAAAGAACCGGTGTAGGGTAA
- the gwsG gene encoding grasp-with-spasm system ATP-grasp peptide maturase, producing the protein MILIISNNNEITTTEVIKWLLKLGKSFIRVHEDEIFDIKIREKRIYIESLRNSFFIDEITSIWYRRGGLKFNRLLYKNEAINLNMNEYQHWLEDYIMKVLESKKHINKQSNSDINKLLVLEEAQKTGLDIPSYFLADTTDDVILNKTIIKTIGGNPRMEDILKDSSGMMYTTVIQENEDESFFITFFQEKIEKDYEIRSFYLNGKIWSMAIFSQNDDQTKVDFRKYNDKKPNRKVPYRLPKNIEQKIHLLMQSLDLNSGSLDFIKSGSKYYFLEVNPVGQFLGMSVLCNYLLEKEIAEYL; encoded by the coding sequence TTGATACTTATCATTTCTAACAATAACGAAATAACCACTACAGAAGTCATTAAATGGCTGCTAAAACTAGGAAAAAGCTTTATCCGGGTGCATGAAGATGAAATTTTTGATATTAAGATCAGAGAAAAACGGATTTATATAGAAAGCCTGAGAAACAGTTTTTTTATTGATGAAATTACCAGCATATGGTATAGAAGAGGTGGTCTGAAGTTTAACCGTCTGCTTTATAAAAATGAGGCCATTAACCTGAATATGAATGAATATCAGCACTGGCTTGAAGATTATATAATGAAGGTTTTAGAATCAAAAAAACATATCAACAAGCAAAGTAATAGTGATATTAATAAGCTACTTGTACTTGAAGAGGCACAAAAGACAGGTTTGGATATTCCGTCCTATTTTCTGGCGGACACCACAGATGATGTTATTTTAAATAAAACAATCATCAAAACCATAGGCGGAAATCCCCGAATGGAAGACATACTCAAAGATTCCAGCGGAATGATGTATACAACGGTTATTCAGGAAAATGAAGATGAAAGTTTTTTCATCACCTTTTTTCAGGAAAAAATCGAAAAAGATTATGAAATAAGAAGCTTTTATCTCAATGGCAAAATCTGGTCCATGGCTATTTTTTCACAAAATGATGATCAGACTAAAGTTGATTTCAGAAAGTACAATGATAAAAAGCCCAATAGAAAAGTGCCTTATCGTCTCCCCAAAAATATTGAGCAAAAAATACATCTGCTCATGCAGTCTTTAGACCTCAATTCAGGTTCCCTGGATTTCATTAAGAGTGGCAGTAAATATTATTTTTTAGAAGTTAATCCTGTAGGTCAGTTTCTGGGAATGTCAGTCCTGTGTAATTATTTACTGGAAAAAGAAATAGCAGAATATTTATGA
- a CDS encoding TIGR04139 family peptide modification target, giving the protein MKKLNGMKSFSSENKKLQRKDLKSILGGDGYKYIETDCGSTCYDKETWKDGVRISTLKIDTNIH; this is encoded by the coding sequence ATGAAAAAATTAAATGGAATGAAGAGTTTCTCTTCAGAAAACAAAAAATTACAGAGAAAAGACTTAAAGTCAATTTTAGGTGGCGATGGTTATAAATACATAGAAACGGATTGTGGTTCTACGTGCTATGATAAAGAGACATGGAAAGATGGCGTGCGTATCAGTACTTTAAAAATAGATACTAATATTCATTAA
- a CDS encoding helix-turn-helix transcriptional regulator codes for MQIRLQKEEQARLKAEQELLTLQQQKLQSEVLASQLHIQHKNEVLQQLQTRLSDSDINIQHVVKGENRIDNDFEKIRFTIQELHPDFFKNINERTKQKLTALDLKYCAYIYLGMDTKQISHLLNVEPKSVRMTKYRLKKKFGLDEHTALESFFRGVFSE; via the coding sequence ATGCAGATCAGGCTTCAGAAGGAAGAACAGGCCAGATTAAAAGCAGAACAGGAACTGCTTACCCTACAACAGCAGAAACTTCAGAGTGAGGTTTTAGCCAGCCAGCTTCACATTCAGCACAAAAATGAAGTGCTTCAGCAGCTTCAGACCCGGCTTTCTGATTCTGACATCAATATACAGCACGTAGTGAAGGGAGAAAACCGGATAGATAATGATTTTGAAAAGATCAGGTTTACCATACAGGAGCTGCATCCGGATTTTTTTAAGAACATCAATGAAAGGACCAAACAAAAACTTACCGCCCTGGATCTGAAATACTGCGCCTATATCTATCTCGGGATGGATACCAAACAGATCTCCCATCTGCTGAATGTGGAACCCAAAAGTGTAAGAATGACCAAATACCGCCTTAAAAAGAAATTCGGGCTGGATGAGCATACAGCGCTGGAATCTTTTTTCCGGGGAGTATTTTCTGAATAA
- a CDS encoding DUF4303 domain-containing protein: MDFEILKQRIEDAAKKAFLEMYEKHGREKIYSFALYSDEGAMTVCPAANTLEMLETAEDDDALYYKYEPAEWTYEMEGADDEFNAIGTLLRTELGRHDEDDEWFEDFQARLYSVCIEVLEKLKNEDFFRQITGQDIFLIFTVSDYEFEKQDLKDIIIRLNDNEYKSEYLGWMDTWGN; this comes from the coding sequence ATGGATTTCGAAATTTTGAAACAACGGATAGAAGATGCTGCAAAGAAAGCCTTTTTAGAAATGTATGAAAAACATGGCAGGGAAAAGATTTACAGCTTTGCATTGTACAGTGATGAAGGTGCAATGACGGTGTGCCCTGCTGCCAATACTCTGGAGATGCTGGAAACGGCAGAGGATGATGATGCACTTTATTATAAATATGAACCGGCGGAATGGACCTATGAAATGGAAGGAGCTGATGATGAGTTTAATGCAATAGGTACCCTGTTGAGAACTGAATTAGGCCGGCATGATGAGGACGATGAATGGTTTGAAGACTTCCAGGCCAGGTTGTACTCGGTATGTATTGAAGTATTGGAAAAACTTAAAAATGAAGACTTTTTCAGACAGATTACAGGTCAAGATATTTTCCTGATTTTTACCGTTTCAGATTATGAATTTGAGAAGCAGGATCTGAAAGATATCATTATCAGGCTCAATGATAATGAATATAAAAGTGAATATCTGGGGTGGATGGATACCTGGGGCAATTAA
- a CDS encoding transketolase family protein translates to MKYTYTEKKDTRSGFGAGLAELADKNPNVVALCADLIGSLKMEKFIEKAPERFFQVGIAEANMMGLAAGLSITGKIPFTGTFANFSTSRVYDQIRQSIAYSGKNVKICASHAGLTLGEDGATHQVLEDIGMMKMLPGMTVINPCDYNQTKAATIAIADHEGPVYLRFGRPTVPVFIPEDMPFEIGKGIMLQEGTDVTIVATGHLVWESLVAADELEKEGISCEVINIHTIKPLDEEIILKSVEKTGKIVTAEEHNYLGGLGESVAGMLARRRPTRQEFVAVNDTFGESATPAELMKKYKIDAAAVKEAVKRILAD, encoded by the coding sequence ATGAAATATACATATACAGAAAAAAAGGACACACGTTCAGGATTCGGAGCAGGATTGGCTGAACTTGCTGATAAAAATCCCAATGTAGTAGCACTTTGCGCAGACCTTATCGGTTCTTTGAAAATGGAGAAATTCATTGAAAAAGCGCCTGAAAGATTCTTCCAGGTAGGTATTGCTGAAGCGAACATGATGGGACTTGCTGCAGGTCTAAGCATTACAGGAAAAATTCCTTTTACAGGAACTTTCGCTAACTTTTCCACTTCCAGAGTATACGATCAGATCCGTCAGTCTATCGCTTATTCAGGAAAAAATGTAAAAATCTGTGCATCTCACGCAGGTCTTACTTTAGGAGAAGACGGAGCTACGCACCAGGTTCTTGAAGATATCGGTATGATGAAAATGCTTCCGGGAATGACGGTAATCAATCCTTGTGACTACAACCAGACAAAAGCAGCTACTATTGCTATTGCTGATCACGAAGGTCCTGTATATTTAAGATTCGGAAGACCTACCGTTCCTGTATTCATCCCTGAAGATATGCCTTTCGAAATCGGAAAAGGAATCATGCTTCAGGAAGGTACTGATGTAACGATTGTTGCAACAGGTCACCTTGTATGGGAGTCTCTTGTAGCCGCTGATGAGCTTGAAAAAGAAGGTATTTCGTGTGAAGTGATCAACATCCATACGATCAAGCCTCTTGATGAAGAGATCATTTTAAAATCTGTTGAAAAAACAGGTAAAATCGTAACTGCTGAGGAGCACAACTACCTTGGAGGTTTAGGAGAATCTGTAGCGGGAATGCTGGCAAGAAGAAGACCTACAAGACAGGAATTTGTAGCAGTGAACGATACTTTCGGGGAATCTGCAACGCCTGCTGAGCTGATGAAGAAGTATAAGATTGATGCTGCAGCGGTAAAAGAAGCTGTGAAGAGAATTTTAGCTGACTAA
- a CDS encoding transketolase — protein sequence MMSKSIEELKSLTTQIRRDILRMVHAVNSGHPGGSLGCTEYFTALYGKVMNYKLPFTMEGKNEDHFYLSNGHISPVYYSTLARFDFFPVDELRTFRKLDSRLQGHPTTHEGLPGIRIASGSLGQGLSVALGVAQGKKLDGDQSLVYSLHGDGELQEGQVWEAFMYAAAKKVDNIISTIDYNGRQIDGDTDDVLSLGNLHAKLEAFGWIVLEEKNGNDLEAVIGILEKAKTETGKGKPVAIILHTEMGYGVDYMMGSHAWHGKAPNDEQLDTAFKQLYLEAPADY from the coding sequence ATAATGAGTAAAAGTATTGAAGAGTTAAAATCTCTTACTACGCAGATCAGAAGAGACATTTTAAGAATGGTTCACGCTGTAAATTCAGGACACCCGGGCGGAAGTTTAGGATGTACGGAATACTTCACAGCGCTTTACGGTAAAGTAATGAACTACAAACTGCCTTTCACTATGGAAGGGAAAAATGAAGATCATTTTTATTTATCAAACGGACACATCTCTCCGGTATATTACTCTACTTTGGCAAGATTCGACTTCTTTCCGGTAGATGAATTGAGAACTTTCAGAAAATTAGACTCAAGATTACAGGGCCACCCTACTACTCATGAAGGTCTTCCAGGGATCAGAATCGCTTCAGGTTCTCTTGGACAGGGGCTTTCTGTAGCTCTTGGAGTAGCTCAGGGTAAGAAACTTGACGGAGATCAGTCTCTTGTTTACTCTCTTCACGGAGACGGTGAACTTCAGGAAGGTCAGGTTTGGGAAGCTTTCATGTACGCTGCTGCTAAAAAAGTAGATAATATCATTTCTACTATTGACTACAACGGACGTCAGATCGACGGAGATACGGATGATGTATTGAGCCTTGGTAATCTTCATGCTAAACTTGAAGCATTCGGATGGATCGTTTTGGAAGAGAAAAACGGTAACGATCTTGAAGCGGTAATCGGTATCCTTGAAAAAGCAAAGACAGAAACCGGAAAAGGTAAGCCTGTAGCCATTATCCTTCACACTGAGATGGGTTACGGAGTAGATTATATGATGGGGTCTCATGCATGGCACGGAAAAGCTCCTAACGACGAGCAGCTGGATACAGCATTCAAACAATTATACCTGGAAGCTCCGGCAGATTACTAA
- a CDS encoding reprolysin-like metallopeptidase has translation MKIKHLSYLGVFILSISLGKAQDFFTVVSKRSIKAETGKRTVQPEKFVTYTLDVAGMKNYFNSVPELKDTDRKDNAPMIILPMPDGSKARFRIWKSSVMAPKLASQFPQIVTLTGQGIDDRYATIKLDLTELGFHAQIKSVVTGDTYIDPYAKNNINDYIIYKKGDLIDKNPRICETKDEELPLEKKSTEKTVTPSVGTQIRIFRFAVACTGEYAKAATGSPTPTVAQTLSAIVTTVNRVNGVYEQEVASRLILVDNETSIIFTDPATDPFNGNNNANTLISESQTQITALIGTANFDIGHTFSTGGGGLAGLGVICSNSQKARGITGSPNPVGDPYDIDYVAHEVGHQFGGPHTFNAITGNCNGNRSGANAVEPGSGITIMAYAGICLSTNNLANNSIPIFHTRSFQSITSKVQSTTCQVTTPSSNTAPVVNAGSDYTIPKGTPFKLTGSATDADNDPLTFCWEQNDAGGSDAGDWNAPAGTAPLFRTFMPVTDSYRYFPKITDIINGTVTKGEILPSYGRSMEFRLTVRDNNSGCAGVANDDASITVDGNSGPFKVTAPATAVSWLGNTTQTITWDVANTTAAPVNCANVSIYLSTDGGFTYPITILDSTPNDGSEVITLPNVNTSQARIMVAGAGNVFFNINPVNFTINENLAVNEVAGNKDAFAVYPNPSRGLLNIKFTNSNDAFDIMVYDVSGKLVFGKTDNKSGRDHIATFNLEQLVKGDYIIRIKTKNFEKTVKWIKE, from the coding sequence ATGAAAATTAAACATTTATCCTATCTGGGGGTATTTATTTTATCCATTTCCCTGGGAAAGGCACAGGATTTTTTTACTGTAGTCAGTAAAAGATCTATTAAAGCAGAAACCGGAAAGAGAACAGTACAGCCTGAAAAATTTGTGACCTACACACTGGATGTGGCTGGAATGAAAAATTACTTTAACTCCGTTCCTGAACTGAAAGATACGGATCGTAAAGACAACGCACCGATGATTATCTTACCGATGCCTGACGGCTCGAAAGCCAGATTCCGGATCTGGAAATCTTCTGTAATGGCTCCGAAACTGGCAAGTCAATTTCCTCAAATTGTAACCCTGACAGGGCAGGGTATAGATGACCGGTATGCCACTATAAAACTGGACTTAACGGAATTGGGATTCCATGCCCAGATAAAATCTGTGGTTACAGGAGATACCTATATAGATCCGTATGCAAAAAATAATATCAATGATTATATCATTTATAAAAAAGGGGATTTAATTGACAAAAATCCGAGAATTTGTGAAACAAAAGACGAGGAACTGCCTCTTGAAAAAAAAAGCACAGAAAAAACCGTTACTCCAAGCGTAGGAACTCAGATTAGGATTTTCCGCTTTGCCGTAGCCTGTACGGGTGAGTATGCAAAAGCAGCAACAGGTTCGCCTACTCCTACTGTGGCTCAGACTTTATCAGCTATTGTAACAACAGTAAACAGAGTAAACGGAGTATATGAGCAGGAAGTAGCTTCCAGACTGATATTGGTTGACAATGAAACCAGTATTATATTTACAGATCCTGCTACAGATCCTTTTAATGGAAATAATAATGCAAACACCTTAATCAGTGAAAGCCAGACCCAGATCACAGCCCTGATCGGGACAGCCAATTTTGATATAGGCCACACTTTCAGTACGGGTGGCGGTGGATTGGCAGGATTAGGGGTGATCTGCAGCAATTCCCAGAAAGCAAGAGGAATTACCGGCTCTCCTAATCCGGTGGGTGATCCCTATGACATTGATTATGTAGCCCATGAAGTGGGGCACCAGTTTGGGGGACCACATACCTTTAATGCGATCACCGGAAACTGTAACGGAAATCGTAGCGGTGCTAATGCTGTAGAACCGGGAAGTGGAATTACCATTATGGCATATGCAGGAATCTGTTTAAGTACAAATAACCTGGCGAACAATAGTATTCCCATCTTCCATACCCGCTCATTCCAGTCTATTACATCGAAAGTACAATCAACAACCTGCCAGGTGACAACACCTTCTTCAAATACCGCTCCTGTTGTGAATGCAGGAAGTGACTATACTATTCCTAAAGGAACACCATTTAAGCTGACAGGTTCTGCAACTGATGCAGACAATGATCCGCTTACCTTCTGCTGGGAACAAAATGATGCCGGCGGATCGGATGCCGGAGACTGGAATGCGCCTGCAGGAACTGCTCCGCTATTCAGAACCTTTATGCCGGTAACCGATTCTTACCGATATTTTCCTAAAATTACCGATATCATCAATGGTACGGTTACCAAAGGCGAAATTCTGCCGTCTTATGGAAGAAGCATGGAATTCAGACTGACGGTAAGAGATAACAATTCCGGTTGTGCGGGAGTTGCTAATGATGATGCATCTATCACTGTTGATGGTAACTCCGGGCCGTTTAAAGTTACAGCACCGGCTACAGCGGTAAGCTGGCTGGGCAACACTACACAAACCATCACATGGGATGTGGCCAATACAACTGCTGCTCCGGTAAACTGCGCCAATGTAAGCATCTATCTTTCCACAGATGGTGGGTTCACTTATCCTATTACGATCCTGGATTCTACTCCGAATGACGGCTCAGAAGTCATTACCCTTCCTAATGTCAACACATCACAGGCAAGAATTATGGTGGCTGGAGCTGGAAATGTTTTCTTTAATATCAACCCTGTCAATTTCACAATCAATGAAAACCTGGCTGTAAATGAAGTGGCCGGAAATAAAGATGCATTTGCTGTATATCCCAACCCGAGCAGAGGTTTACTGAATATTAAGTTCACCAACTCAAATGATGCATTTGATATTATGGTATATGATGTAAGCGGAAAACTGGTATTTGGTAAAACGGATAATAAATCAGGCCGTGATCATATAGCAACTTTTAACCTTGAGCAACTGGTAAAAGGAGATTATATCATCAGAATCAAAACAAAAAACTTTGAGAAAACTGTAAAATGGATTAAGGAATAA
- a CDS encoding sodium:solute symporter produces the protein MNPGTVLLLFVFVYFVGLLVISYFTSRNSDNQSFFIGNKKSKWWLVAFGMIGTSLSGVTFISVPGTVGKMTGSEYIYGGFEYYMMVIGFFIGYFIVAAILLPLYYKMNLTSIYTYLGKRFNVEAHKIGSIFFIISRAIGATARLYLVVNVLQIFLLEGLGVPFWVTSMVLLLMVLLYTFEGGVKTIVITDTLQTSFMIISLVACIVYILSNLNLSFGEAYTILEQKNYTHFINFDPNSKTFFLKTILGGIFITIAMTGLDQEMMQKNISVDNLKNSKKNMLTFAGTLLLVNLAFLFLGGLLYLFALQNGAEYGTTGNGETVSNIFGFKDASGNIKNIMGDDLFPALSLQGYFPMTISIIFIIGLISALFPSADGALTAVTSSYCVDLLNLNEDKTKTEKEKKRLRMKVHLTFTVVFFLLIMVFKALNDKSIVYLIMEVAGYTYGPLLGLFAFGIFTKFKISRKYSILMVTILAPVLTYLINMAVTNYTDYRIGVELIVLNGLLTFIGLWLVKDKQYLRVV, from the coding sequence ATGAATCCAGGAACAGTCCTTTTGCTATTTGTATTTGTCTACTTTGTAGGTCTTTTGGTGATCTCTTATTTCACCAGCCGGAATTCTGATAACCAGTCATTTTTTATCGGAAATAAAAAAAGTAAATGGTGGCTCGTTGCATTCGGGATGATCGGAACCAGCTTAAGCGGGGTTACCTTTATTTCTGTTCCGGGAACTGTGGGTAAAATGACCGGCTCAGAATACATCTACGGTGGCTTTGAATATTATATGATGGTGATCGGCTTTTTCATCGGATATTTTATAGTGGCTGCCATATTGCTGCCATTGTACTATAAGATGAATCTGACCTCCATCTATACCTATCTGGGAAAAAGATTCAATGTGGAAGCCCATAAGATCGGTTCGATATTCTTTATTATTTCCAGAGCGATAGGGGCTACGGCAAGGCTGTACCTTGTGGTCAATGTATTACAGATATTCCTGCTGGAAGGTCTTGGTGTTCCTTTTTGGGTAACGTCTATGGTCCTTTTACTGATGGTACTTCTCTACACTTTTGAGGGGGGCGTAAAGACCATTGTGATCACTGATACTTTACAGACCTCTTTTATGATCATCAGTCTTGTAGCATGTATTGTTTATATTTTATCAAACCTGAATTTATCATTCGGTGAGGCTTACACAATTCTGGAGCAGAAAAACTATACACATTTTATCAATTTTGATCCCAATTCAAAAACATTTTTCCTGAAAACCATTTTGGGCGGTATTTTTATTACCATTGCCATGACGGGATTAGATCAGGAAATGATGCAGAAAAATATTTCTGTTGATAATCTTAAGAATTCGAAGAAAAATATGCTGACTTTTGCAGGAACGCTTCTTCTGGTAAATCTTGCCTTCTTATTTCTTGGCGGCTTGCTGTATCTTTTTGCCCTGCAGAACGGTGCGGAATACGGAACAACAGGTAATGGAGAAACAGTAAGCAATATTTTCGGATTTAAAGATGCTTCGGGCAATATCAAAAATATTATGGGTGACGATCTTTTCCCTGCCCTGTCTCTTCAGGGATATTTCCCGATGACTATTTCGATTATTTTCATCATCGGATTGATTTCTGCGTTATTCCCTTCTGCTGACGGAGCTTTAACGGCTGTTACAAGTTCGTACTGCGTAGACTTATTAAACCTTAATGAAGATAAGACCAAAACAGAAAAAGAAAAGAAACGGCTGCGTATGAAGGTGCATTTGACTTTCACGGTCGTTTTCTTCTTACTGATCATGGTTTTCAAGGCTTTAAATGACAAATCTATCGTTTATCTGATCATGGAAGTTGCCGGTTATACTTACGGACCGCTTTTAGGGCTGTTTGCTTTCGGGATCTTTACCAAATTTAAAATTTCAAGAAAGTATTCCATTCTTATGGTGACTATTCTGGCCCCTGTTCTTACCTATCTGATCAATATGGCGGTAACGAACTATACGGATTACAGAATCGGTGTGGAACTGATTGTTCTCAACGGCTTGCTGACATTTATCGGCCTTTGGCTGGTAAAGGATAAACAATACTTAAGAGTTGTTTAA
- a CDS encoding GNAT family N-acetyltransferase: MIEVKQNNDEKHGSFEAFIDGRRAGMMTYTWAGEERFIIDHTEVEEAYNGKGVGKEMLLAAVDFARKNGKKIIPLCPFAKASFQKSEELQDVLVN; encoded by the coding sequence ATGATCGAAGTAAAACAAAACAACGACGAAAAACACGGAAGTTTTGAAGCTTTCATAGATGGAAGACGCGCAGGAATGATGACCTATACCTGGGCAGGAGAAGAAAGATTTATTATTGACCACACCGAGGTGGAAGAAGCCTACAACGGAAAAGGTGTAGGTAAGGAAATGCTTCTGGCGGCTGTAGATTTTGCAAGGAAAAACGGAAAAAAGATTATCCCGCTTTGTCCTTTTGCTAAAGCCAGCTTCCAGAAGAGTGAGGAACTTCAGGATGTTTTAGTGAACTAG
- a CDS encoding OsmC family protein produces MAVTVKASLGKTKYYTEVTAGDNQIITDEPIDKGGQNKGFNPMEILATSLASCTAATLRMYIERKEWDVENINVEVELENFPLTKRAVFKRDISFEGILDPEQMKRLHTIADACPVHKILTNDIEILTKFS; encoded by the coding sequence ATGGCGGTAACGGTAAAAGCAAGTTTAGGAAAAACAAAATATTATACGGAAGTAACGGCTGGTGACAATCAGATCATTACTGATGAACCCATCGATAAAGGCGGACAGAACAAAGGCTTCAACCCTATGGAAATTCTGGCCACCTCTCTTGCAAGCTGTACAGCAGCTACTTTGAGAATGTATATTGAAAGAAAGGAATGGGACGTGGAAAACATCAATGTAGAAGTAGAACTCGAAAATTTCCCATTGACCAAAAGGGCTGTATTCAAAAGAGACATCAGCTTTGAAGGGATATTGGATCCTGAGCAGATGAAAAGACTTCACACCATTGCGGATGCGTGCCCGGTTCACAAAATATTAACCAACGATATAGAAATACTAACCAAATTCTCATAA
- a CDS encoding (4Fe-4S)-binding protein — protein sequence METHEYPNGDITVIWQPQKCIHSAVCVKMLPKVYNPKERPWIKAENATPEELKKQIDQCPSGALSYKFNTEK from the coding sequence ATGGAAACACATGAATATCCCAACGGCGACATCACTGTCATCTGGCAGCCCCAAAAGTGTATCCACTCGGCTGTATGTGTAAAAATGCTTCCTAAAGTCTATAATCCTAAAGAAAGACCCTGGATAAAAGCAGAAAATGCAACTCCCGAAGAGCTTAAAAAACAGATAGACCAATGCCCATCAGGAGCATTAAGTTATAAATTCAACACAGAAAAATAA